The following proteins are co-located in the Sandaracinaceae bacterium genome:
- a CDS encoding DnaJ domain-containing protein, translated as MSDPLDALDYYTLLQIEQDASADAVRAAFHKFALRYHPDGYTMASEADKARVNQIYRRGGEAYRVLSNTATRAAYDAGLAEGRLRHVAQAATDESSSRAQAVKRTVNAKARPFWAKAQAAIRDGQWGQAKLNLQIALGHDPDHPVLTERMAFVQSQR; from the coding sequence ATGAGCGACCCCCTCGACGCGTTGGACTACTACACCCTCCTGCAGATCGAGCAGGACGCCTCTGCGGACGCGGTGCGTGCGGCGTTCCACAAGTTCGCGCTTCGCTATCACCCGGACGGGTACACGATGGCGAGCGAGGCGGACAAGGCGCGCGTCAATCAGATCTACCGGCGCGGCGGGGAGGCGTACCGGGTGCTGTCCAACACCGCGACGCGCGCCGCGTACGACGCGGGGCTGGCCGAGGGGCGGCTCCGCCACGTCGCGCAGGCCGCCACCGACGAGTCCTCTTCGCGCGCGCAGGCGGTCAAGCGAACGGTCAACGCGAAGGCCCGCCCGTTCTGGGCCAAAGCTCAGGCCGCCATCCGCGATGGGCAGTGGGGCCAAGCCAAGCTCAACCTCCAGATCGCACTCGGTCACGACCCCGACCACCCCGTACTCACCGAGCGCATGGCCTTCGTGCAGTCCCAACGCTGA
- the hisF gene encoding imidazole glycerol phosphate synthase subunit HisF: MLARRIIPCLDVKDGRVVKGINFVGLRDAGDPVECAARYSEGGADEICFLDITASHDGRRTLFELVERTARAIAVPLTVGGGVRERRDVHDLLHAGADKVSTNSGAVANPDFVAEASRAYGSQAIVVAIDAKRVSAPGEPARFSVFTHGGRRDTGLDAIAWARRVVDLGAGEILLTSMDRDGTRDGYDIELTRAVVDAVSVPVIASGGVGNEAHIRDGFLLAGADAALAASIFHDGQHTVAEVKDYLLAAGVRVRPPDAEEREALVGGRAP; encoded by the coding sequence ATGCTCGCCAGACGCATCATCCCCTGCCTCGACGTGAAGGACGGCCGCGTGGTCAAGGGCATCAACTTCGTTGGGTTGCGCGACGCAGGCGACCCAGTGGAGTGCGCGGCGCGCTACAGCGAGGGGGGCGCGGACGAGATCTGCTTCCTCGACATCACCGCGTCGCACGACGGGCGCCGAACGCTGTTCGAGCTGGTCGAGCGCACTGCGCGCGCCATCGCGGTGCCCCTCACCGTTGGCGGCGGCGTGCGTGAGCGACGGGACGTACACGACCTCCTGCACGCTGGCGCGGACAAAGTCAGCACGAACAGCGGCGCCGTCGCCAACCCCGACTTCGTCGCCGAGGCCTCACGGGCCTATGGGAGCCAGGCCATCGTCGTGGCCATCGACGCCAAACGCGTGAGCGCCCCGGGCGAGCCAGCGCGCTTCAGCGTCTTCACCCACGGCGGCCGGCGTGACACGGGGCTCGACGCCATCGCGTGGGCGCGGCGCGTCGTGGACCTCGGGGCGGGAGAGATCCTGCTCACGAGCATGGACCGCGACGGAACGCGAGACGGCTACGACATCGAGCTCACGCGCGCTGTGGTGGACGCCGTCAGCGTGCCCGTCATCGCGTCCGGCGGTGTGGGCAACGAGGCCCACATCCGAGACGGATTCTTGCTGGCAGGCGCGGACGCCGCGTTGGCGGCGAGCATCTTCCACGATGGTCAGCACACCGTGGCGGAGGTGAAGGACTACCTCCTGGCTGCGGGCGTGCGCGTGCGGCCGCCAGACGCCGAGGAGCGCGAGGCGCTCGTCGGGGGGCGTGCGCCATGA
- a CDS encoding MCE family protein, with translation MQETWKAARVGLMVIVGTFVAIAVYRYVDERSGANDGYTVYAMFDDVQGLIPKSRVLIAGIPVGYIDTIRLDGHRARVDIRINSDVVLYEDARIAMRSASLLGEKLLVINPGSVTEPEIPDGGQILEAREPTSMDAILETVSEIATNVRDVSVQMQRSFGTDEAGERMQNALLNLSEALEAVNRTIQSNEAVVGNTLRNVENATEAAGPRLIRILDNVESATRNLEQVIDERRPDIDRAVGEADDTVASIHRASEELERVLADVRQVTDRTARGEGTVGRLTNDETLIDEVEGITEGLGDIIGGIGRLQTILEIRSEYNMLANTFKTYFSLRLQPRESRYFLIQVVDDPRGSESTRRETVFQNPAGSEDPPVYTRTTITRSDALRFTIMLAKRVSVATFRVGIMESTGGLGLDLHLLDDRFEFNLDAFAIGVQALPRLRARLNFELVNRFWLVAGVDDALNGTRDVFLGLMLRFNDDDLKSILPFAGGLTP, from the coding sequence ATGCAAGAGACTTGGAAGGCGGCCCGCGTAGGCCTGATGGTAATCGTCGGCACGTTCGTGGCCATCGCCGTGTACCGCTACGTGGACGAGCGCTCCGGCGCCAACGACGGGTACACGGTCTACGCGATGTTCGACGACGTCCAGGGGCTCATCCCCAAGTCGCGTGTGCTCATCGCGGGTATCCCGGTGGGGTACATCGACACCATTCGTCTGGACGGACACCGCGCCCGGGTGGACATCCGCATCAACAGCGACGTCGTGCTGTACGAGGACGCCCGGATCGCCATGCGGAGCGCGTCGCTGCTCGGCGAGAAGCTGCTGGTGATCAACCCGGGTAGCGTGACCGAGCCGGAGATCCCGGACGGGGGGCAGATCCTCGAGGCGCGCGAGCCGACGTCCATGGACGCCATCCTCGAGACCGTCAGCGAGATCGCGACGAACGTCCGGGACGTCAGCGTGCAGATGCAGCGCTCCTTCGGCACCGACGAGGCAGGCGAGCGCATGCAGAACGCGCTGCTCAACCTGAGCGAAGCGCTCGAGGCCGTGAACCGCACCATCCAGTCCAACGAGGCGGTGGTGGGCAACACGCTGCGCAACGTCGAGAACGCCACCGAGGCGGCAGGCCCGCGCTTGATCCGCATCCTCGACAACGTGGAGTCGGCGACCCGCAACCTCGAGCAGGTCATCGACGAGCGCCGCCCCGACATCGATCGGGCCGTGGGCGAGGCGGACGACACCGTCGCGTCCATCCACCGCGCCTCCGAGGAGCTGGAGCGCGTGCTGGCAGACGTGCGGCAGGTCACCGACCGCACGGCGCGCGGCGAGGGCACGGTCGGCCGCCTGACCAACGACGAGACGCTCATCGACGAGGTCGAGGGCATCACGGAGGGCCTCGGCGACATCATCGGCGGCATCGGGCGCCTGCAGACCATCCTCGAGATCCGCAGCGAGTACAACATGCTCGCCAACACGTTCAAGACGTACTTCTCGCTGCGCCTGCAGCCGCGTGAGAGCCGATACTTCCTGATCCAGGTCGTCGACGACCCGCGCGGCTCGGAGTCCACGCGGCGTGAGACGGTGTTCCAGAACCCCGCGGGCAGCGAGGACCCGCCCGTCTACACGCGCACCACCATCACGCGTTCGGACGCCCTCCGCTTCACCATCATGCTGGCCAAGCGCGTCTCCGTCGCCACGTTCCGTGTCGGTATCATGGAGTCCACCGGCGGCCTCGGACTCGACCTGCACCTCCTCGACGACCGCTTCGAGTTCAACCTGGACGCGTTCGCCATCGGCGTGCAGGCGCTGCCCCGTCTGCGTGCGCGCCTCAACTTCGAGCTGGTCAACCGCTTCTGGCTCGTGGCGGGCGTGGACGATGCGCTCAACGGCACGCGCGACGTGTTCCTCGGGCTCATGCTGCGCTTCAATGACGATGACCTGAAGAGCATCCTGCCGTTCGCCGGGGGGTTGACCCCGTGA
- a CDS encoding EamA family transporter — translation MSEDRAPTSPSHGATFVLVATVLFAFKGILARLVLATGMSVVAVVSLRVLLATPLYLGVGALLVRRRGSPPAPLGARVEAMLTGAFFLFAAACDFSAIHRIGAGPSRVILFSFPGFVLLIEAARTRTRPRAAELVTFALAWLGLVGVAAPDGLRTLADRDLSGVFFALGGAVAYAIFVTASQRSMRSLGAVRFTMYSNVGTCALLVVALPFVASRADFVLDVEGLGWLTLMVALCTVLPFFLLSQGIERAGAGPASLLTLVGPPITVVAAYVLLGELLTPIQVAGAALVVGSISWLKARDALRARAVAARTASGARGAASPAETSVGNAPTNAGSPASAGSL, via the coding sequence ATGAGTGAGGACCGCGCCCCGACGAGCCCCAGCCACGGCGCCACCTTCGTGCTGGTGGCCACAGTGCTGTTCGCGTTCAAGGGCATCCTGGCGCGGCTCGTGTTGGCCACAGGCATGAGCGTCGTCGCCGTCGTCAGCTTGCGCGTGCTGCTGGCGACGCCTCTCTACTTGGGCGTCGGTGCGCTCCTCGTGCGCCGCAGAGGGTCGCCCCCGGCGCCGCTCGGAGCGCGTGTGGAGGCCATGCTGACCGGCGCCTTCTTCTTGTTCGCGGCCGCTTGCGACTTCAGCGCCATCCACCGCATCGGCGCGGGCCCTTCGCGCGTGATCCTGTTCTCCTTCCCGGGCTTCGTCCTGCTGATCGAGGCGGCGCGCACGCGCACTCGGCCGCGCGCGGCCGAGCTCGTCACGTTCGCGCTCGCGTGGCTGGGCTTGGTGGGCGTGGCTGCTCCGGATGGATTGAGGACGCTTGCGGACCGTGACCTCAGCGGCGTGTTCTTCGCGCTCGGGGGGGCCGTGGCCTACGCCATCTTCGTGACCGCGAGTCAACGCAGCATGCGCTCCCTCGGGGCCGTGCGCTTCACGATGTACTCGAACGTGGGCACCTGCGCTCTCCTCGTCGTGGCGCTTCCCTTCGTTGCGTCGCGTGCCGACTTCGTGCTCGACGTCGAAGGGCTTGGTTGGCTGACGCTCATGGTAGCGCTCTGCACCGTGTTGCCCTTCTTCCTGCTGTCGCAGGGCATCGAGCGCGCCGGGGCGGGGCCCGCGAGCCTGCTGACCTTGGTGGGACCGCCGATCACCGTCGTCGCAGCCTACGTGCTGTTGGGAGAGCTGCTCACCCCCATCCAAGTGGCAGGCGCGGCGCTGGTCGTCGGCTCCATCTCGTGGTTGAAGGCGCGTGACGCGCTGCGGGCGCGTGCGGTTGCGGCCCGCACGGCATCGGGAGCGCGCGGCGCTGCCTCCCCAGCCGAGACCTCGGTGGGGAACGCCCCCACGAATGCCGGGTCCCCTGCGAGCGCCGGGTCCCTGTGA
- a CDS encoding NTP transferase domain-containing protein: protein MSRTVYAVIMAGGSGTRFWPASRGSRPKQLLPLAGGELSLIAETVARIAPIVPAERVLVVTSELLADATAAELPAVPRENILAEPMGRNTAPCVGWAAAHVRRRDPDALMMVLPADHHIGEPDTYRTHLRTALAAADDGALVTVGIEPTRPETGYGYIERGASRAGGVHAVTRFVEKPTLERAEEFLASGHFLWNSGMFFFRADAVLAEIERQLPTLSQRLVEYDAAARESAAREREVVTATYGSLESVSFDHGIMENAERISVVSGSFGWSDLGSWTTAYELASKDGAGNAARPTDVLVDSIGCYVSAPSQKLVALVGVHDLVVVDTEDALLVMPRERAQDVRAVVDALKARDDPRA, encoded by the coding sequence ATGTCCCGCACCGTCTACGCCGTCATCATGGCCGGAGGCTCCGGCACTCGCTTCTGGCCCGCATCGCGGGGCTCGCGCCCCAAGCAGCTCCTGCCGCTGGCGGGTGGCGAGCTGTCCTTGATCGCCGAGACGGTCGCGCGCATCGCGCCCATCGTGCCGGCCGAGCGCGTGCTGGTGGTCACGTCCGAGCTGCTCGCCGACGCGACGGCGGCCGAGCTCCCCGCCGTCCCACGTGAGAACATCCTGGCCGAGCCGATGGGGCGGAACACCGCTCCATGCGTGGGCTGGGCGGCTGCGCATGTGCGCAGACGCGACCCCGACGCCCTGATGATGGTGCTCCCCGCCGACCACCACATCGGCGAGCCGGACACGTACCGAACCCACCTGCGCACGGCGCTCGCTGCAGCGGACGACGGCGCGTTGGTCACGGTGGGCATCGAGCCGACGCGCCCCGAGACCGGCTACGGCTACATCGAGCGTGGCGCCTCCCGCGCGGGTGGGGTGCACGCAGTGACGCGCTTCGTCGAGAAGCCCACGCTCGAACGCGCCGAGGAGTTCCTCGCGAGCGGCCACTTTCTTTGGAACAGCGGGATGTTCTTCTTCCGCGCAGACGCCGTGCTGGCCGAGATCGAGCGGCAGCTGCCGACCCTCTCGCAGCGCCTCGTCGAATACGACGCGGCCGCGAGAGAGAGCGCCGCGCGCGAGCGAGAGGTGGTGACCGCCACCTACGGCTCACTCGAGAGCGTCAGCTTCGACCACGGGATCATGGAGAACGCCGAGCGCATCTCGGTGGTGTCCGGCAGCTTTGGTTGGAGCGACCTCGGGAGCTGGACCACAGCCTACGAGCTGGCCTCGAAGGACGGCGCCGGGAACGCCGCGCGCCCCACGGACGTCCTCGTGGACAGCATTGGCTGCTACGTGAGCGCGCCGTCGCAGAAGCTGGTCGCCCTGGTGGGAGTGCACGATCTCGTCGTGGTCGACACCGAAGACGCGCTCCTGGTGATGCCACGCGAGCGCGCCCAGGATGTGCGCGCGGTGGTCGACGCCCTGAAGGCGCGCGATGATCCGCGTGCGTGA
- a CDS encoding cupin — protein sequence MPTLIAAPTRVEAAGNKPKLIDEYFGRVNSGHSALSVAHMRSPGGWVEPGQTPEFDEYTLVLRGVLKVEHRDGELLVQGGQAVVTARGEWVRYSTPTDEGAEYVAICLPAFSMDTVKRDE from the coding sequence ATGCCGACCCTCATCGCCGCCCCCACCCGCGTCGAAGCCGCGGGCAACAAGCCCAAGCTCATCGACGAATACTTCGGACGCGTCAACTCGGGCCACAGCGCGCTGAGCGTCGCGCACATGCGCTCGCCAGGGGGCTGGGTGGAGCCTGGGCAGACGCCCGAGTTCGACGAGTACACGCTGGTGCTGCGCGGGGTGCTCAAGGTGGAGCACCGCGACGGAGAGCTGCTGGTGCAAGGCGGACAAGCGGTGGTCACCGCGCGCGGCGAGTGGGTCCGCTACAGCACACCCACGGACGAGGGAGCGGAGTACGTGGCCATCTGCCTCCCTGCGTTCTCCATGGACACGGTCAAGAGGGATGAGTGA
- a CDS encoding LysR family transcriptional regulator has translation MNLDQLHAFLHVADLGSQSAAAERLHLTQPALSRRLRELESGVGVALFRRTGRGSVLTPAGVELRRRAAPLVEELERVGRDLADDTGILRGDVRLATPPSVGVELAGEVITQLRAEHPEVRLSVSVALTGEVREGLLRGDLDLGVLYHPVASTQLHTEPLFREELVLVSAPGTPAPERIGLREALALPLVLPARQHGLRALTELHALRLGLSLDVTVEANSLRLLSELVSRGLGHTLLPVRAVQDELRAGRLVATPLRGGGLRRESLLAWGRDRALSASALEVAARIRRVAKQQRGQLRR, from the coding sequence ATGAACCTCGACCAGCTGCACGCCTTCCTCCACGTCGCCGACCTCGGCAGCCAGAGCGCTGCCGCCGAGCGGCTACACCTGACGCAGCCCGCCCTCAGCCGGCGCCTGCGCGAGCTCGAGAGCGGCGTCGGTGTGGCGCTGTTCCGTCGCACGGGGCGGGGATCGGTGCTGACGCCCGCGGGTGTCGAGCTGCGGCGCCGCGCCGCGCCGCTGGTGGAGGAGCTCGAGCGCGTCGGTCGTGACCTCGCGGACGACACGGGCATCCTGCGTGGCGACGTGCGGCTCGCCACACCACCGAGCGTCGGCGTCGAGCTCGCGGGCGAGGTCATCACGCAGCTGCGTGCGGAGCACCCGGAGGTCCGGCTGAGCGTCTCCGTCGCGCTCACGGGCGAGGTGCGCGAGGGCCTGCTACGCGGGGACCTGGACCTCGGTGTCCTCTACCACCCGGTCGCGAGCACCCAGCTGCACACAGAGCCGCTGTTTCGCGAGGAGCTCGTGCTGGTGAGCGCGCCGGGCACCCCAGCACCGGAGCGCATCGGTCTGCGTGAGGCGCTCGCCCTCCCGCTGGTGCTACCCGCCCGCCAACACGGTCTGCGGGCGCTGACCGAGCTGCACGCGCTGCGCCTCGGACTCTCGCTGGACGTCACGGTGGAAGCCAACAGCCTGCGCCTCCTGAGCGAGCTGGTGAGCCGCGGCCTCGGCCACACGCTGCTGCCCGTACGCGCCGTCCAGGACGAGCTGCGCGCCGGTCGCCTCGTCGCGACGCCTCTGCGCGGCGGCGGCCTACGTCGCGAGAGCCTGTTGGCGTGGGGGCGGGATCGGGCGCTGTCCGCGAGCGCCCTCGAAGTCGCAGCGCGCATTCGGCGGGTGGCGAAGCAGCAGCGCGGACAACTGCGCCGCTGA
- a CDS encoding EI24 domain-containing protein produces MTDEPPVARRVLGAVKEVAGAPARLGLGFFAGFRYPFRGARFVYLQHPGLVRFWIVPILITFLLLTLVFYQLGSHHAEWTDAIWASPEGEGVWASVKRGLHAVFDWGLTFLLAAAGVLVVAALASIIAAPFNDLLSEEVERRVTGVGGPPFTLSALLRDTVRTVRVEVTKLVLYACVMLPLFVLQFLIPVVGALLYTAFGFVFTATYFAVDYVDWPATRRGYGVRRRAALVRSRFLPMFGFGAGVYLFLLIPIVNLFFMPAAVAGGTLLFLDLEREAEPEPAPSD; encoded by the coding sequence GTGACCGACGAGCCGCCCGTCGCGCGGCGGGTCCTCGGGGCGGTCAAGGAAGTCGCGGGCGCCCCCGCGCGCCTCGGGCTCGGGTTCTTCGCTGGCTTCCGCTATCCGTTCCGTGGCGCGCGCTTCGTGTACCTCCAGCACCCGGGGCTGGTGCGCTTCTGGATCGTCCCCATCCTCATCACCTTCTTGCTGCTGACGCTGGTCTTCTATCAGCTGGGCTCGCACCACGCGGAGTGGACGGACGCGATCTGGGCCAGCCCCGAAGGAGAGGGGGTGTGGGCCAGCGTCAAGCGTGGGCTCCATGCGGTGTTCGATTGGGGGCTCACGTTTCTGCTCGCGGCGGCTGGCGTGCTGGTCGTCGCCGCGCTCGCGAGCATCATCGCCGCTCCGTTCAACGACCTGCTGAGCGAGGAGGTGGAGCGTCGGGTGACTGGCGTGGGGGGGCCCCCCTTCACGCTCTCGGCGCTCCTGCGCGACACCGTCCGCACCGTGCGCGTCGAGGTGACCAAGCTGGTCCTCTACGCCTGCGTGATGCTGCCCCTCTTCGTGCTGCAGTTCCTCATCCCCGTGGTGGGCGCGCTGCTGTACACGGCCTTCGGATTCGTGTTCACTGCCACCTACTTCGCGGTCGACTACGTGGACTGGCCCGCGACGCGGCGCGGCTACGGGGTGCGTCGCCGGGCCGCGCTGGTGCGCTCTCGCTTCCTGCCCATGTTCGGGTTTGGCGCGGGGGTGTACCTCTTCTTGCTCATCCCCATCGTGAACCTGTTCTTCATGCCGGCGGCCGTGGCGGGGGGGACCCTCTTGTTCCTGGACCTCGAGCGCGAGGCCGAGCCGGAGCCCGCGCCGAGCGACTGA
- a CDS encoding undecaprenyl-diphosphate phosphatase codes for MLATLDTVSTLALGLIQGLTEFLPVSSSGHIAIGERLFGMHDAPLTLSVVLHAGTLLATLVAFREDLRGVTREVVALRSDLALLRASDSGKLVAAVLLASIPTAIIGLLMKDAVEAYTHDPHVVALCLLGSALAVVLTRLGRGEAVVPTLPQAFAIGVVQGLAVLPGLTRSGSTIAAAMLLGMSGAAAFRFSFLLSLPAVGGAMLLELRHPEELTALGLPALLGGAVAFVSGYASLRLLRGVVHRGNLYLFALYLVPVALLLYVS; via the coding sequence GTGCTCGCCACCCTCGACACCGTCTCCACACTCGCGCTCGGCCTCATCCAAGGGCTGACGGAGTTCCTGCCGGTCTCGAGCAGCGGCCACATCGCCATCGGGGAGCGGCTGTTCGGGATGCACGACGCACCGCTGACGCTGAGCGTGGTGCTGCACGCGGGGACGCTGCTAGCGACCCTGGTGGCTTTTCGGGAGGACCTTCGGGGCGTCACGCGCGAGGTCGTCGCGCTGCGCAGCGACCTGGCGCTGCTCCGCGCGTCGGACTCCGGGAAGCTCGTCGCCGCCGTCCTGCTGGCGTCCATCCCGACGGCCATCATCGGCCTGCTCATGAAGGACGCGGTCGAAGCCTACACCCACGACCCGCATGTCGTGGCGCTGTGCCTGCTCGGCTCCGCCCTGGCGGTGGTCCTGACGCGCCTCGGCCGCGGCGAGGCCGTGGTGCCCACGCTGCCGCAGGCCTTCGCCATCGGCGTGGTGCAGGGTCTCGCGGTCCTGCCCGGGCTGACCCGCAGCGGCTCCACCATCGCCGCCGCGATGCTGCTCGGGATGAGCGGCGCCGCCGCCTTCCGATTCAGCTTCCTGCTGTCGCTGCCCGCCGTCGGGGGCGCCATGCTGCTCGAGCTGCGTCACCCGGAGGAGCTCACCGCCCTCGGGCTCCCCGCCCTGCTCGGGGGCGCGGTTGCCTTCGTGTCGGGCTACGCCAGCCTGCGGTTGCTGCGCGGCGTGGTCCATCGCGGCAACCTGTACCTGTTCGCGCTGTACCTGGTCCCGGTCGCGCTCCTCCTCTACGTTTCCTGA
- the hisH gene encoding imidazole glycerol phosphate synthase subunit HisH: MPVNPRHVTIANLGLGNLHSVAQAFTRAGVSATISADPDVLRAAERLVFPGQGAFRECAEVLAGEVGPALRDFIATGRPYLGICLGMQALFDTSEESEGRGLGVFPGHVVRFASDMRDETTGERLKVPHMGWNQVDTASPMLDPGGWYYFVHSYHVVPEDPALVAATSEYGSRFCAAVARDNVFACQFHPEKSHHAGARLIERFLSQ, encoded by the coding sequence ATGCCCGTGAACCCACGCCACGTCACCATCGCCAACCTGGGCCTAGGCAACCTCCACAGCGTCGCGCAGGCCTTCACGCGCGCGGGGGTGAGCGCCACCATCTCGGCCGACCCCGACGTGCTGCGCGCGGCCGAGCGGTTGGTCTTCCCCGGGCAGGGCGCGTTCCGTGAGTGCGCCGAGGTGCTCGCTGGTGAGGTCGGCCCCGCGCTGCGCGACTTCATCGCCACCGGGCGGCCCTACCTCGGTATCTGCCTCGGCATGCAGGCGCTGTTCGACACCAGCGAGGAGTCCGAGGGGCGCGGCCTGGGCGTGTTCCCAGGGCACGTGGTGCGCTTCGCCAGCGACATGCGCGACGAGACCACGGGAGAGCGGTTGAAGGTGCCGCACATGGGCTGGAACCAAGTGGACACGGCGAGCCCCATGTTGGATCCGGGCGGCTGGTACTACTTTGTCCACAGCTACCACGTGGTCCCCGAGGACCCCGCGCTCGTCGCCGCCACCAGCGAGTACGGCTCACGCTTCTGCGCGGCGGTCGCGCGCGACAACGTGTTCGCGTGCCAGTTCCACCCCGAGAAGAGCCACCACGCCGGCGCACGATTGATCGAGCGCTTCCTTTCGCAGTAG
- the hisB gene encoding imidazoleglycerol-phosphate dehydratase HisB — protein MTRRAVLHRKTSETDIRVVVDLDGTGQARVATPIGFLTHMVEQIARHGLFDLEVVAEGDTHIDGHHTTEDLAITLGKAVAEALGDKRGIRRYGSATLPMDEACMTCALDLSGRPYFVWRVPMPKATLGGFDTELAEVFFEGFVRGAQCNLHMRLHEGENLHHIIEIGFKAFAKALREATEIDPRQTGVPSTKGTLTE, from the coding sequence ATGACCCGACGAGCCGTGCTGCATCGCAAGACGAGCGAGACCGACATCCGCGTGGTCGTCGACCTGGACGGTACGGGCCAGGCGCGCGTCGCAACGCCGATTGGCTTCCTGACCCACATGGTCGAGCAGATCGCGCGCCACGGGCTGTTCGACCTCGAGGTCGTCGCCGAGGGGGACACGCACATCGACGGGCACCACACCACCGAGGACCTGGCCATCACCTTGGGCAAGGCGGTGGCCGAGGCGCTGGGTGACAAGCGCGGCATCCGCCGCTACGGCTCGGCCACGCTCCCGATGGACGAGGCCTGCATGACGTGCGCGCTCGACCTGTCGGGGCGACCGTACTTTGTGTGGCGCGTGCCGATGCCCAAGGCCACGCTCGGCGGCTTCGACACGGAGCTGGCCGAGGTGTTCTTCGAGGGCTTCGTGCGCGGCGCGCAGTGCAACCTGCACATGCGCCTCCACGAGGGCGAGAACCTCCACCACATCATCGAGATCGGCTTCAAGGCGTTCGCCAAGGCGCTGCGCGAGGCCACCGAGATCGATCCCCGTCAGACCGGCGTGCCCAGCACCAAGGGCACGCTCACCGAGTGA
- a CDS encoding phosphomannomutase/phosphoglucomutase, translating to MNLHIFREYDIRGVADRDLTDELARDLGRALGTFHKRAGRRHLALGRDCRLSSPRLHRELLGGLMETGMTVTDIGVGATPMMYFAVFQLDLEGGVQITGSHNPPEDNGFKMMKGKGSLYGPDIITLRDMITRRDFDLSHDGTVTSLDLMSAYAGFVRGNVRVARKDLRFAIDAGNGAGGPQALAAMDAAGLSPIALLCEMDGNFPVHHPDPSDPHTLELLRETVLREGLELGIAFDGDADRIGVIDARGDIIWGDKLLIVLSRALLAQHPGAAVLGEVKCSQTLYDDIAQRGGRPILWKTGHSLIKAKMKEEGALLAGEMSGHIFFADRFFGFDDAVYAALRLLEIVAEADRPLHELLADVPETFVTPELRVDCPDAEKFDVVTKVLERFRATHDVVEVDGARILFDGGWGLVRASNTQPVLVMRFEAGSEQRLGEIRREVEGVVADIRAHV from the coding sequence ATGAACCTGCACATCTTCCGCGAGTACGACATCCGCGGTGTCGCCGACCGCGACCTCACCGACGAGCTGGCGCGCGACCTGGGCCGCGCTCTCGGAACCTTCCACAAGCGCGCTGGGCGCCGGCACCTCGCGCTCGGGCGGGACTGCCGCCTGAGCTCGCCGCGCCTGCACCGCGAGCTGCTCGGCGGGTTGATGGAGACCGGTATGACGGTCACCGACATCGGCGTCGGCGCGACGCCGATGATGTACTTCGCCGTGTTCCAGCTCGACCTGGAGGGCGGCGTGCAGATCACGGGCAGCCACAACCCCCCCGAGGACAACGGCTTCAAGATGATGAAGGGCAAGGGCTCGCTGTACGGCCCCGACATCATCACGCTGAGGGACATGATCACCAGGCGCGACTTCGACCTGAGCCACGACGGTACGGTCACGTCGCTCGATCTGATGAGCGCCTACGCCGGGTTCGTGCGCGGCAATGTCCGGGTCGCGCGCAAGGACCTGCGCTTCGCCATCGACGCGGGCAACGGCGCTGGCGGCCCGCAGGCGCTGGCCGCGATGGACGCCGCGGGGCTCTCTCCCATCGCGCTCTTGTGCGAGATGGACGGGAACTTCCCGGTGCACCATCCGGATCCGAGCGACCCGCACACGCTCGAGCTCTTGCGTGAGACGGTGCTGCGCGAGGGCCTCGAGCTGGGCATCGCCTTCGACGGCGACGCGGACCGCATCGGCGTCATCGATGCTCGCGGCGACATCATCTGGGGCGACAAGCTGCTGATCGTGCTTTCGCGCGCGCTGCTCGCGCAGCACCCCGGTGCGGCGGTGTTGGGCGAGGTCAAGTGCTCGCAGACGCTCTACGACGACATCGCGCAGCGTGGTGGTCGTCCCATCCTGTGGAAGACGGGGCACTCGCTGATCAAGGCCAAGATGAAGGAGGAGGGCGCGCTGCTCGCGGGTGAGATGAGCGGCCACATTTTCTTCGCCGACCGCTTCTTCGGCTTTGACGACGCCGTCTATGCGGCCCTGCGCTTGCTCGAGATCGTGGCGGAGGCGGACCGTCCGCTGCACGAGCTCTTGGCCGACGTGCCCGAGACGTTCGTCACCCCGGAGCTGCGCGTGGACTGCCCCGACGCGGAGAAGTTCGACGTGGTGACCAAGGTGCTCGAGCGCTTCCGCGCGACGCACGACGTGGTCGAGGTCGACGGCGCGCGCATCCTGTTCGACGGCGGCTGGGGGCTGGTGCGGGCGTCCAACACGCAGCCCGTGCTCGTGATGCGCTTCGAGGCGGGTTCGGAGCAGCGCCTCGGCGAGATCCGGCGCGAGGTCGAGGGGGTCGTCGCGGACATCCGCGCCCACGTCTGA